Proteins encoded in a region of the Vitis riparia cultivar Riparia Gloire de Montpellier isolate 1030 chromosome 7, EGFV_Vit.rip_1.0, whole genome shotgun sequence genome:
- the LOC117919384 gene encoding uncharacterized protein LOC117919384, translated as MLNGTNFKDWKENMMILLGCMDIDLALRMPKPDELNEQSTQENEVYWGKWERSNRLSLMIMKRGIPEAFRGAVTDEVTNASDFLAEIQKRFAKNDKAETSMLLASLISMKYKGKGNVREYIMEMSHLASKLKALKLELSDDLLVHLVLISLPAQFNQFKVSYNCQKDKWTLNELISFCVQEEERLKQDKTESAHLASTSKDKGKRRNKDNKVAASNGLEQKKQKVEVTCFFCNKPGHTKKECTKYAAWRVKKGLPELPKTK; from the exons ATGTTAAATGGGACTAATTTTAAGGACTGGAAAGAGAATATGATGATTCTCTTAGGCTGCATGGATATAGACTTAGCCTTGAGAATGCCCAAACCCGATGAACTCAATGAGCAAAGTACTCAAGAGAATGAGGTTTATTGGGGTAAGTGGGAACGTTCAAATAGGCTAagtcttatgatcatgaagCGCGGAATTCCAGAAGCTTTCAGGGGTGCGGTAACCGATGAGGTTACTAATGCCAGTGACTTCCTTGCGGAAATTCAGAAACGTTTTGCCAAAAACGATAAGGCTGAAACGAGCATGCTTTTAGCAAGCTTGATTTCAATGAAGTATAAAGGCAAGGGTAATGTTCGGGAGTACATCATGGAGATGTCTCATCTTGCTTCAAAACTTAAGGCTTTGAAACTTGAGTTATCTGATGATTTACTCGTGCATTTGGTTCTCATCTCTCTTCCTgcacaatttaatcaattcaagGTCAGTTATAACTGTCAAAAGGAtaaatggactcttaatgagctcatttcattctgtgtgcaagaggaagagagattgaagcaaGACAAGACCGAAAGTGCTCATCTGGCTAGCACTTCCAAGGATAAGGGCAAACGAAGGAATAAGGATAATAAGGTTGCTGCTTCTAATGGCctagaacaaaagaaacagaaagttgAGGTAACATGTTTCTTCTGTAATAAGCCTGGACATACTAAGAAGGAATGTACCAAGTATGCTGCTTGGCGTGTTAAGAAAG GGTTGCCTGAGTTACCGAAAACCAAGTGA
- the LOC117919385 gene encoding cytochrome P450 81Q32-like, whose translation MAKHISISSLSLVCFQYLPPQRRRTHPCLPPTPPAIPILGHLHLLLKQPIHRHLQTPSQKYGPIFSVRFGSRLLVFISSPSTVEECFTKNDIIFANRPCFLFGKYIDYNYTTIASAPYGEHWRNLRRLSTLEIFSTNCLNMFLGNRYYGEAVDFEEAKLFREVMRGVFELAGTLAHPPPPRQHT comes from the exons ATGGCTAAGCACATCTCtatctcttctctttctcttgtttgCTTTCAGTATCTTCCTCctcaaagaagaagaacacatCCCTGCCTCCCACCAACCCCGCCTGCTATTCCAATTCTTGGTCATCTCCATCTCCTCTTGAAACAACCAATTCATCGGCATCTACAGACTCCTTCTCAAAAATATGGTCCTATCTTCTCCGTCCGTTTCGGATCCCGTCTTCTTGTTTTCATATCCTCTCCATCCACTGTTGAAGAATGTTTCACCAAGAACGACATCATTTTTGCCAACCGCCCTTGCTTCTTGTTCGGCAAGTACATAGACTACAACTACACTACTATTGCTTCAGCACCATATGGTGAACACTGGCGCAATCTCCGCCGCCTCAGCACACTGGAAATCTTCTCCACAAATTGCCTTAACATGTTTCTGG GAAATCGGTATTATGGGGAAGCAGTGGATTTCGAGGAAGCCAAACTTTTTCGGGAAGTAATGAGAGGGGTTTTCGAATTGGCTGGAACACTGGCGCACCCTCCTCCGCCGCGTCAGCACACTTGA
- the LOC117917279 gene encoding cytochrome P450 81Q32-like, with the protein MMIFSLRFGSRLLVIISSPCTVEECFTKNDIIFANRPIFLFGKYIGYNNTIVTSAPYGEHWRNLRRLSALEIFSPNRLNMFIGTRRDEIKILLHRLSQNSRDHFARVELRLMFTELTCNIIMRMVAGKRYYGEDVDFEEAKHFHEVMRGVFELAGYRIQESFFLYYGGLTLGLGEEVGEDQNKERGDLPRSY; encoded by the coding sequence ATGATGATCTTCTCCCTCCGCTTCGGATCCCGTCTTCTTGTTATCATATCCTCTCCATGCACGGTTGAAGAATGTTTCACTAAGAACGACATCATTTTTGCCAACCGGCCCATCTTTTTGTTTGGCAAGTACATAGGCTACAACAACACCATCGTTACTTCAGCACCATATGGCGAACACTGGCGCAATCTCCGCCGCCTAAGCGCACTGGAAATCTTCTCTCCAAATCGCCTCAACATGTTTATAGGCACCCGCAGGGATGAAATCAAGATTTTACTACACCGATTGTCTCAGAATTCAAGGGATCATTTTGCAAGGGTAGAGTTGAGACTAATGTTTACAGAGCTAACATGTAATATTATAATGAGAATGGTTGCAGGAAAGCGGTACTATGGGGAAGATGTGGATTTTGAGGAAGCCAAGCACTTTCATGAAGTAATGAGAGGGGTTTTTGAATTGGCTGGGTATCGAATCCAGGAGAGTTTTTTCCTTTACTACGGTGGGTTGACTTTGGGGTTAGGAGAAGAAGTTGGTGAAgatcaaaacaaagaaagaggTGATCTTCCGAGGTCTTATTGA